In Manis pentadactyla isolate mManPen7 chromosome 11, mManPen7.hap1, whole genome shotgun sequence, one DNA window encodes the following:
- the DTD2 gene encoding D-aminoacyl-tRNA deacylase 2 — translation MAEYGRASQARALLQQCLHARLQVHPAEGDAAPQWVEVQRGLVIYVCFFKGADKELLPKMVNTLLNVKLSETENGKHVSILDLPGNILIIPQATLGGRVKGRNMQYHSNSGKEEGLELYSQFVTLCEEELAANSKCAEAGVVVEHGTYGSRQVLQLHTNGPYTHLIEF, via the exons ATGGCTGAGTATGGCCGGGCATCTCAGGCTCGCGCGCTCCTGCAGCAATGCCTGCATGCCCGGCTGCAAGTACACCCAGCGGAGGGGGACGCTGCGCCGCAGTGGGTGGAG GTTCAGAGAGGATTAGTGATCTATGTGTGCTTTTTCAAGGGAGCTGATAAAGAACTTCTTCCCAAAATGG TTAATACACTGTTAAATGTGAAattaagtgaaacagaaaatggCAAGCACGTGTCTATATTGGATCTTCCTGGAAACATCCTTATCATCCCTCAAGCCACCCTTGGGGGGAGAGTGAAAGGAAGAAACATGCAGTATCACTCTAACTCCGGAAAAGAAGAAGGGTTAGAACTTTACTCCCAGTTTGTGACTCTGTGCGAAGAAGAACTAGCTGCTAACAGCAAGTGCGCCGAGGCTGGGGTTGTGGTGGAGCACGGCACCTACGGGAGCAGGCAGGTGCTGCAGCTGCATACCAATGGGCCCTACACACACCTcattgagttttaa